Below is a genomic region from Papilio machaon chromosome 19, ilPapMach1.1, whole genome shotgun sequence.
tcttaaaagtaggtaatttggctaTGGGGTGGTCAGaggtaacggttcattttgaaaaagggggtcacttatccaaaatagtttggggatccctggtttaaatcttactcatattataaatgcgaatgtttggatggatggatggatgttttcaAAAGGTATCTTCAGATTGACTGCATGAATCtagctgaaatttggtatatataCATAGTTTACATACACAGAAGGaaagaaacaattaaattgttatttctgaaagaaattttcttttactttttttttgtcacaCTATATATGTAACATATATACTATACAACACGTAATATAACTTGCCTGGTGGTCAGCAGGAGGTACTATAAGTGCGTGCAGTCGCGCGGCCGCCTGCGCCGAGCTGAGCGCAGCATCCCCCGCGCCCGCCACCAGCTCCACTGGCACTCCGCACAATTGCACCGTGTCACCAGGCCTGACACACATTGTACATAAACACACTACAGAatgccatttcggcgaattcatgtggccgcttgctcgtttgccaccttgtaatatataaaaaaaagcaaaagtaaaataaataagaaatgaaacgaaaaattaataatagcagTGAAAAACAGACAAGAAAACAAGTAGTAAAGTGCGATGTAAGAAAGAACTGGCTACGCCGCAAAATATTACTAACAGATAAAAATGATTAGCTGTTCATCACTTGCCATAGAAAATTCTTGCCGTGCAAGAAAGATAAGAGAgggcaaaaaaaaacacataacaaACACTGGCGTAAAAAAGATAAGTTCCCtacaaaagctagttttgtatCTGAAATAATGCACATAACCCTTTTATCATTTGAGGAGCgtcggaacaaaaaaaaatcacattttgacattttttttttaatccaattGATTGTGAACTATGAACATGgccataatttattaaaataataattcttactaatattataaatgcgattgtttagatagatgtttgtttgaagatatctctagaacggctcaacagatctagatgaaatttggcacagatgtagaacatggtctggaagaCACACacatattacgttttttttttaactcgaaGGAgacgcgggcaacagctaggttatatatatttgtgaaTACATACTTGGCAGTGTTGATGAGGTCGCGCAGCTGCTGTGGAGGCTGCACGCCGGTGCGCAGACGTACACGCGCTCGCAGCCCGCAGCCCGGCGCCGCCGCGAACCCGCTGCACGACGCCGCGCGGCTCTCACCCAGCGCAGACCCGCACCACCGTACTATCGCTATACAAACAAATATCATAACAATACCAGTAACTGTaaggttaataaaaaaaagataactaaaaCCTGTGCAAAAAAGTGTACGGACCAAGCGTCTGTAgatgtgattttataaaaaaaaattaaggttaaCAATCACGAAATTATTCAAaaccttaaatattttgcacacttttttatatattttacgcaCCCATACTCGTTTATAACACGCCTACTGactttaatatgtaatttttgcaAAGAAAAAAGCCTAAAAGTACAAAAACCCTATTAATTGTAGCGGATGTCGGAAGATCTATCAATCACCTAATATGACTTGTTGAGTGCGTTTTGTataaattcaacaaaaatattttaattacaacgcCATCTttcgtaaaacaaaataaacttcaGTAAAACTATTTCTATTGACTTACCGGATGCTACAGGATGTTCAGAGTTGAGCTCGGCTGTGTGCAGACAGGCGAGTATGTCTGGCAGgctggccggctcgcccgtcAGCAGCGACACCTTCGCCACGCTCGTCTTGCCTCGCGTTATTGTACCAGTCTTGTCGAATATCACCGTCTTCACCTGACACATAATATTCACTTTACTGTCGCGCTCAATTATTGGATGATCTCCTTCAGTgacgtaacaaaaaaaacatcaaaattatatctatGTGATGTATGAGGATTTTATAAAGTGTGTGAGTTTTTTCGTACACATTTCGTAACATGCTGAATATTTTGAAACAtgctgtatattttaaaacttgctgtatattttgaaacatgctgtatattttcaaacatgctgtatattttgaaacttgctgtatattttgaaaattgttgtatattttgaaacatgctgtatattttgaaaattgttgtatattttgaaacatgctgtatattttgaaacttgctgtatattttgaaaattgttgtatattttgaaacatgctgtatattttgaaaattgttgtatattttgaaacatgctgtatattttgaaacttgctgtatattttgaaaattgttgtatattttgaaacatgctgtatattttaaaaattgctgtatattttgaaacatggtgtatattttcaaacacgctgtataatttcaaacatctatatatatataaaagaaagtcgtgttagttacactatttataactcaagaacggctgaatcgatttgactgaaaattggtgggcaggtagcttagaaccaggaaacggacataggataatttttaccccgttttctttttcttttttttattccgcgcggacggagtcgcgggtaaaagctagtgctgtatattttaaaacttgctgtatattttgaaacatgctgtatattttcaaacatcCTATATAACCTAATTCTTCAGTAAAAACACATACTTTATGTGCATTTTCCAGCGGCTCGGCGCCTTTAATGAGCAGTCCCAGCTTTGCACCAACACCTGTGGCCACCATGACAGCAGTGGGCGTGGCCAGACCCAGCGCGCACGGGCACGCGATAGCGAGCACGCTCAGCGCGAAGTGGAACGCGCTCTGCACGATCAGCTCCCAACGGGTACCATCTCTATATATCTCCTACAAGTAAAACAAATGGTGGGAAATTATAGTACAAATTTGACAGCTGTAATAaggaattaagtttttttttaaattaaatatttttcaatggtACTAAATATCTACTTACAGGTGTAATAGCTTTTATCCTTTCTATATCAAGTGCACCGCTAATTATCCAACATATCAATGTTAATATTGACAGGAACACAACCATCGGCACGAAATAACTGTCAAATGAAAcaatatcatttatattaaaaaaaaaaaacttacaaatatttgaaacatcttttgtcgtaaaataaaatttacgtaatttaaaattacaattaacattaaaatctaTCTTATAAGATCAAAATCTCAATATAAACCAAGAAATTgttaacacaaaataatttgattaataataaaaatatttttttagtgaaAAAATTTTCATAGCTATATAGCTTTCTGGATAAGCCATAATATTAATCTATTTTCAAAAcgcgaaaaaaattaaattacaagtcTTTGTCTTTCACCTAGAAAccaaaatatctttttaaataccCCCCCCCAATACCCtccaaatacaaaaaaaaattgttttaaacactGTTAGTGAACTGACCCAGCGATGGTGTCAGCGAGGCGCTGTACTGGCGCCTTACTGGCCTGCGCATCCTCCACCAGGCGTACGATCTGCGCCAGTGTGCTCGCCTCGCCAGTATGTGTCGCGCGCACCAACAACGCTCCGTGCTGGTTTATACTGCCACCGATCACTAACGAATCTGAACACGTGAAATATACGTGAAATACGCGAAATATAATCATAAATAGGCttgtacagtaaaaaaaaataacgcatTGTCTATCAATTTGAGTTAGCACGTCGTGTACAGGAGCTACTATAGCCCCACGTGCCAACCGACTTTAATTCTTAATtcattcaaaacatattactttattataatcacGAAATGAGGAAGAAGTAACACAACGTTCAACTTTAATGCtgctgtttaatttaatacaaagattGATGAATtgatatattactaatattataaactagcttttacccgcgactccgtccgcgcggaataaaaaatagaaaacggggtaaaaattttcccaccaattttcagtcaaatcgattcagccgttcttgagttataactaacacgactttcttttatatatatagaagatagaagatgtgaatgtttagatggacggatggatcgatgtttgttacaacaatatctccagaacgacagcatggatttcgatgaaatttggtataaacgtagaacatagtctgggagaacacataggctaattaagtttttaatagttaagttaggtagtaaaaaaataaatactaattttattatgaaaatgaatGTAATTCGATAGTTACCTTTAGTCTTCGCTACGGGCATTGATTCTCCTGTGATAAGAGACTCGTCACATGTACTCTGTCCAGATATAACCTTGCCGTCCACTGGTACCTTGGCACCGGGGACCACCTATTAGAAGTTCCactattagtaaataaaactgttgcaaaaattaactataaccTTCCACCCCACAATATATATTTCCCTTATAAAGGAAAGGGAAATGAACTAGAGttagaaatcttttttttaggtGCTATGACGTCGTCTCGTTCCCCTGACGTGTGGGTGCGAGTGAATCTTTagtatgagttttttttttgaaatttaaaactttaaaacttacatttaatACCACAATTTATGGCACTTTTCTATTTCTaagttaaacatataaaatgaaattacaaaagattctaataaataaaattaaacaattaataaattaaattaaaaaaactaattaggtCTATTGCGCATAAACTCATAAGACGAGAAAAGGAATTACATCTTCAGCTAATACTGTACTGAAACCTACCAATGTAATATGACTTACTTTAAGTATATCCCCTCTCTCCACCAGATCAATGGGTATACTCTTCTCTGCCAGCTCATTGCCGTCGCTGTCTACTGTCACCAGCACCGCCTCCGTCGCCTTCAGTGACAGCAGCTTTGATAATGCTTCTGATGTTTTGccctttaaaagaaaattacatcaagTCTCCTAATGGTAACACCTGAGTGGTTTAGGTGTTACCATGAATTAAGggtgatttaaattaaaaaaaattcacaaaaataaaatgcttgAAGACACTTCAAGCATTGTCAATACTgttgtcttatttattttctgactTGGAATTAAATAGAcctaaataattacatatgtaatctataatatctttgaataaaaaaaaatctatcttaCCTTAGCAATATTCTCCAGCCACCTCCCCAAAGACACGAACACCAGTAACATAGGTGGAGTGTCAAAAAATGTCAAGGGACTTGTGTCTTTCTGTAGCGACATTGATGCTATCACCACCGCCAGAGAGTAGAAATAACTGTGCATAAAGCAATCATCATCAGTCATTATCAATCATCAGCAATCAAAATGGATCACATGCAATCATCAGCTACCAAAATATATCACAAcctttgtacaaaaaaaaaaacttgataggtgtcaagggacacccggatggaacgaagttcctttcgattaattagtgaaggaattgtaataattttttttttttttttgagttataataatatttctttttattattaataatcgtcgcgacaccacactgttcaatgcgaaatagaaatgaaaatatctggcttgctttctataagagagagagagagacagacagagaaacatgcgacgcctttactatagcaaaaagtgtcgtgacaacttttcgtaagaattttttccgtctagccctctttcacaacgcgcgataaggaacttcattccaacattaaaatttctgTTTATACAAAAAGATTCCTAGGTATAACATGTTTCCGCTGTGGAAACCCACCCAAacacatttcataaaattgttgacacatttcataaaattgttgaagatactaaattgatttaaaataactaaataagataaacaataagaaaaaaaggttttatcaAACTAACCTTATAGTTGTAGTCATTGAGATCAAAACATCCATGTTGGGACTACCGTGACGTAATGCTTTGTACGCCTGCTTGTAGAAATGCCAACCGCCGATAAActataacgtaaaaaaaaaaatttggttAACAATAAGTACACGTACACATATCGGCCAATAGCCTAAGTTTTCTTAAACGGGTTTATTTAACGCCAGCTAAACTGCATTCAGTGTACTAACCTGTACAGGTGTAGCTAACAGCATCATAATAAGGTTCTCTAAACTGAGGCCAGGCAATACACAGCACATATCTCGTGCACTGTGCTGAGGCATCGTCGCCATGAAGTAAGTCATAGCTATCATACATGGACCTCCGAATACTAAGGATACTAAGAACGCATTACGccattttcttatttcttctCTGAAAACAAATGATATTTAATCAGATGTAATTAGGTCTTTATGTAGAAAAACCGTTTTCTCTAAACGTGTAATGAATCTGAAGTGTGTAATTTTGCCTATGTGAAGTGTGTAAAGCTGACTGTGGTGTGTAAATGTGTAACTTACTTGTGCTCGAGGTAATCAGTGGCGCCGCGGCTATTTGTActggcaacggtcgcctcgaaCCCTAAACTATTGATAGCTTCGCATATCGTACGAGGACCTATCATTTCTGtgtcgtattttatttttcctctGTGAaccaaaattaagaaaattgtacaaaatacatgataaataaagataataacaatttgtcaaaattaaatagtactaACTTGGAAGTAGTCAGTGCGACAGCGCAGGACACGACGCCGCTTAATTTAAGTACAGTCTTTTCTATTTTACTGACGCAAGATGCACACGTCATGCCTTTTATCTGTGGACAGTAATCCATTTGTTAATACCGGTCACTTGCTACGACAAGTATTTATCAGAGTTAGTTACATCAGAATACACTGTACCATACTTGTACATAGTTGAAATATAGTGAACCAAATTTGTATACAGTCGAAATATAGTGAACCACATTTGTACACAGTCAAAATATAATGAACCACATTTGTACACCGTCGAAATATAGTGAATCACATTTGTACACAGTCGAAATATAGTAAACCACATTTGTACACAGTCGTAATATATTGAGTCAAATTTGTACACAGTGGGAGTACAtacatttaatactagctCCCTCTGTCCGCAGCCATCGCCGTCGCTTAGCACGTCGGCGGGGAAACCGAGTGCGGTGATAGACTGCGCTATGTCCGGTGCAGATACCTTGCGAGGTTCGTACCGCACCTCCGCTTTCGCAGCCAGTAGGGCTATCACTACTGATTGCACGCCTGTGTacaaattgttacaaataaaaaaaatatcagaagcagaataaaaaaaagctataaaaatcacaaaaaaaaaatctttgaaaatCAAAGTATTTACCATATATTTTAGAGCAATGCTTCTCAATAGCGGCGACACATGACGCGCACGTCATACCGCGCACTTCTAACGTGCAGCGTGATGTCTGCTCCGACATACTCGCCTCGCCCGCGTCACCCTACGTACAGTACCAACGTGTACATCATAAAgttcatacatttttgtatggaaacataaaacacaaaataccTAACTAATTTATAACGCTGTAActacagatttaaaaaagtaacataaaaaaacaatttcaaacaaaatgcattcaaaagtaccataaaaaacaatctcatacaaaatacactaaaaagaaacaaaataatgtcatgaaaacttctttctttctttcttctctctttcaaaaaccctctaaactctaaagaaagttctcttctttcttgtaacatgtctatattgtataattattgttatttcgcagtcggtgtcggccgaagtaaataggtgacattttatatttgagatgtattagacatacttacgtttatgtccctacttaggccgaaaccgactccaaaataacaataattatacaatatagacatgttacaagaaagaagagaactttctttagagtttagagggtttttgaaagagagaagaaagaaagaaagaagttttcatgacattattttgtttctttttagtgtattttgtatgagattgttttttatggtacttttgaatgcat
It encodes:
- the LOC106707476 gene encoding copper-transporting ATPase 1, translating into MLSRGIKYKRLDDIEISEPGQELVAVRVAINGMTCQSCVRSIETSVRELPGVEEAKVELSEHAGYFRYDPHVCSLEAIRSHIEDMGFEAPTDVVDDETKNLLPKEIPTDVLIDMSGSAESNLELSVVGMTCQSCVNTIEGRLHEMSGVRQACVSLAEGVARVRVVRDVITPQDVSDAIYDLGFDVTILTVDGQPYSELSLQNKSNEASGDAVRPNNVSKTHLNGDAGEASMSEQTSRCTLEVRGMTCASCVAAIEKHCSKIYGVQSVVIALLAAKAEVRYEPRKVSAPDIAQSITALGFPADVLSDGDGCGQRELVLNIKGMTCASCVSKIEKTVLKLSGVVSCAVALTTSKGKIKYDTEMIGPRTICEAINSLGFEATVASTNSRGATDYLEHKEEIRKWRNAFLVSLVFGGPCMIAMTYFMATMPQHSARDMCCVLPGLSLENLIMMLLATPVQFIGGWHFYKQAYKALRHGSPNMDVLISMTTTISYFYSLAVVIASMSLQKDTSPLTFFDTPPMLLVFVSLGRWLENIAKGKTSEALSKLLSLKATEAVLVTVDSDGNELAEKSIPIDLVERGDILKVVPGAKVPVDGKVISGQSTCDESLITGESMPVAKTKDSLVIGGSINQHGALLVRATHTGEASTLAQIVRLVEDAQASKAPVQRLADTIAGYFVPMVVFLSILTLICWIISGALDIERIKAITPEIYRDGTRWELIVQSAFHFALSVLAIACPCALGLATPTAVMVATGVGAKLGLLIKGAEPLENAHKVKTVIFDKTGTITRGKTSVAKVSLLTGEPASLPDILACLHTAELNSEHPVASAIVRWCGSALGESRAASCSGFAAAPGCGLRARVRLRTGVQPPQQLRDLINTAKPGDTVQLCGVPVELVAGAGDAALSSAQAAARLHALIVPPADHQELGSEQVVLIGNREWMSRNGVPVPARVQEQLRHDELLGRTAVLAAINDQLVCTIGVADEVKPEAHLAVYWLKRMGLQVCLLTGDNRKTALAIARQVGINKVYAEVLPSHKVAKIQKLQEQGQKVAMVGDGVNDSPALAQADVGIAIASGTDVAVEAADLVLMRNDLLDVVACLELSRSTVRRIRLNFVFASVYNLLGIPLASGAFALYGLQLQPWMASAAMAMSSVSVVCSSLLLKTFKKSSVEQLRTAEYLQSLQCEELETVSVHRGLDERLNTERAASPLAKLFNRSKSNDGCLLQEEDDMLTVSFIPKHPTREQPSLNG